A DNA window from Streptomyces canus contains the following coding sequences:
- a CDS encoding serine/threonine-protein kinase, giving the protein MTNWLVPGFTEIRELGAGTTGRTTLARDDGTGDLVAIKYLSARLTDDTTVAERIRRDTARVTGVRDPNVVRIDAVLDSPDGGDVALIMEAVDGPTLRALLAARRPLPEAALALLRGSLLGLAVLHDQGVMHRDVKPENVLIDAARQGKLINIGITVPAGEDLAEGTAAYRAPELWHGRPASPASDTYAAAVTFVECLTGVAPFRTDSTAGLRALHESASPPLDDVPGPLRPVLERALDKDPRERYSDARAFVADLETAATATYGPGWLEQGVLALTDAAVVMTSPLLDAEGAPASRRPEWAHLRTRRRKVLAAVAGAVVVLLVALLLMDGGSGERQVVRAPFDQALAALAKSPGVRYQDQKTYFTYFDVTVTATGERHGTMGSKKDGSGASDQAFMTIGGRDYTSFENDPVTRGWTYDPGDDEKNTGPALKPYLTPAKLAATLKKALADKPRLPEVGDKMAAAVTVGGTPAWKADTVNGYLYVTQNAPYRVLRWEPPGVDTVHDAVKGYTADGQLPRSVEAKVPLADSRGMDITPIADAGPLYAAVIKNTKALSDATTGGSVQILQQNGGASGVRCSSSGCHVHVAFSGPVYNATSKAYALDTVYIELTVGSISTGGQQVGGCSSGRQPYELTGKTLSSKLTCDNPDAGATYDAVSAQSQERADATGHSSFWDYADDLDLVVHPLSSAEIDRLVAKAQNELRSRD; this is encoded by the coding sequence ATGACGAACTGGCTGGTGCCCGGGTTCACCGAGATCCGGGAGTTGGGCGCGGGAACCACCGGGCGGACGACGTTGGCACGGGACGACGGCACCGGGGACCTCGTCGCGATCAAGTACCTCTCCGCGCGGCTCACCGACGACACCACCGTCGCCGAGCGCATCCGGCGGGACACGGCCCGGGTGACCGGCGTACGGGACCCCAACGTCGTACGGATCGACGCGGTGCTCGACTCGCCGGACGGCGGGGATGTCGCCCTGATCATGGAGGCCGTCGACGGTCCCACCCTGCGCGCGCTTCTGGCCGCTCGGCGCCCCCTGCCGGAGGCCGCGCTGGCACTGCTGCGTGGTTCGCTGCTCGGGCTGGCCGTTCTCCACGACCAGGGCGTGATGCATCGGGACGTCAAGCCGGAGAACGTGCTCATCGATGCCGCGCGGCAGGGCAAGCTCATCAACATCGGCATCACGGTGCCGGCCGGTGAGGACCTCGCCGAGGGCACCGCTGCCTACCGGGCACCGGAACTGTGGCACGGCCGCCCCGCCTCACCGGCCTCGGACACCTACGCCGCCGCGGTCACGTTCGTCGAGTGCCTGACCGGCGTCGCCCCGTTCCGCACCGACAGCACGGCGGGACTGCGCGCCCTGCACGAGAGCGCATCGCCGCCGCTGGACGACGTACCGGGGCCCCTACGGCCGGTGCTGGAACGCGCGTTGGACAAGGACCCGCGCGAGCGGTACTCCGACGCGCGGGCCTTCGTGGCCGACCTGGAGACCGCCGCCACGGCCACGTACGGGCCCGGCTGGCTGGAGCAGGGTGTGCTGGCCCTGACGGACGCGGCCGTCGTGATGACCAGTCCCCTCCTCGACGCCGAAGGGGCTCCCGCGTCCCGTAGGCCCGAGTGGGCGCACCTCCGCACCCGGCGCAGGAAAGTGCTGGCGGCCGTGGCGGGCGCGGTCGTCGTGCTCCTTGTCGCGCTGCTGCTCATGGACGGCGGAAGCGGCGAACGGCAGGTGGTGCGGGCACCGTTCGACCAGGCACTGGCCGCGCTCGCGAAGTCCCCGGGGGTCCGGTACCAGGACCAGAAGACCTACTTCACGTACTTCGACGTCACGGTCACCGCCACCGGCGAGCGGCACGGCACGATGGGCAGCAAGAAGGACGGCTCGGGGGCCAGCGACCAGGCCTTCATGACCATCGGCGGCCGTGACTACACCAGCTTCGAGAACGACCCCGTCACGCGCGGCTGGACGTACGATCCCGGCGACGACGAGAAGAACACCGGCCCCGCCCTCAAGCCCTACCTGACACCGGCGAAGCTGGCCGCGACCCTGAAGAAGGCCCTGGCCGACAAGCCCCGCCTCCCGGAAGTCGGCGACAAGATGGCGGCGGCCGTCACCGTCGGCGGCACGCCCGCGTGGAAGGCCGACACGGTCAACGGGTACCTCTACGTCACCCAGAACGCGCCCTACCGGGTGCTGCGTTGGGAACCGCCGGGCGTGGACACCGTGCACGACGCGGTGAAGGGATACACCGCGGACGGGCAGCTGCCGCGCTCCGTGGAGGCCAAGGTTCCGCTGGCCGACTCCCGGGGCATGGACATCACCCCCATCGCCGACGCCGGGCCGCTGTACGCCGCCGTCATCAAGAACACCAAAGCCCTCTCCGACGCCACGACCGGCGGGTCGGTCCAGATTCTCCAGCAGAACGGCGGGGCCAGCGGCGTCCGTTGCAGTTCCTCCGGCTGCCACGTCCATGTGGCGTTCTCCGGGCCGGTGTACAACGCGACCTCGAAGGCCTACGCCCTGGATACCGTCTACATCGAACTGACCGTCGGATCGATCAGCACCGGAGGTCAGCAGGTGGGCGGCTGCTCCAGCGGCCGACAGCCCTACGAACTGACCGGAAAGACCCTCAGCTCCAAGCTGACCTGCGACAACCCGGACGCCGGCGCCACCTACGACGCCGTCTCGGCCCAGAGCCAGGAACGGGCCGATGCCACCGGCCACAGCAGCTTCTGGGACTACGCGGACGACCTCGATCTCGTAGTCCATCCGCTGAGCAGCGCCGAGATCGACCGCCTGGTCGCCAAGGCGCAGAACGAACTCCGATCCCGCGACTGA
- a CDS encoding PIN domain-containing protein: MTRSPAVPGGTLVLDSEGLAKAVLRDRAVTGWLALARADDLRVITSAATLVEVAHPRINRPALEWTLSRLVVEPVTEPIARHAAALLADAGLHGHKHAIDAMLGATALAAPGPATILTSDPEDLTALCGPHVTVIKV, encoded by the coding sequence GTGACCCGATCCCCGGCCGTCCCCGGCGGCACCCTGGTCCTCGACAGCGAGGGCCTGGCCAAGGCCGTGCTGCGCGACCGTGCCGTCACCGGCTGGCTGGCCCTGGCCCGTGCCGACGACCTGCGCGTGATCACCTCAGCGGCCACCCTCGTGGAGGTGGCCCACCCACGGATCAACCGCCCGGCCCTCGAATGGACGCTGTCTCGCCTCGTCGTGGAACCGGTCACCGAACCGATCGCCCGCCATGCCGCCGCTCTCCTCGCCGATGCCGGACTGCACGGCCACAAGCACGCCATCGACGCCATGCTCGGCGCCACCGCGCTCGCCGCACCCGGACCGGCAACGATCCTCACCTCCGACCCCGAGGACCTCACCGCGCTGTGCGGCCCGCACGTCACCGTGATCAAGGTCTGA
- a CDS encoding M48 family metalloprotease has protein sequence MTAKPGAGTTQRFVLLVVLFIAGSLSMLSDLLSSLTDPHNWMSGCALAGGGNPERNTPANVLSQATPAYHACIDHFVGRWKLLWLPMTATAAVIVLALVLYVCIPRWKGRRARVAPLEQPDVIGWLADLAATSELRRTPRFVMDPNALFSANAVVFGRPGRYTVRLDLGLVKLFHQDRSAFEATLLHEFAHIRNRDVDITYLTVALWRVFLIGVLLPFVAVNGWKLVSSDPAPHLARNLVLAAFMVVLMYLTTADVLRTREIHADLDAVAQGADVAYWTRHERQRPVRRRAVSLLLTHPDWEERVAALTRSAVPVAVGALPMVLTGVSVQLLGHLVTFAPGFVNYLPAWLVLTGVWPAAALATAVGGFAVWRDVVRAGPEGPRPSGLSAGLWLGVGQLGGELAASSFLGIQWAPAFPEGFLLLLLVVVPAAVLWWTAGCAALFAGLPRVPRRVAAVVTLAVTGTAFAWWYGWWQSAGTIFSGGLPYSASTALALLNTGYAPADQLVPSTTTHVIAVLTVVVVSLSSHGWSLWLTAGLWILPLAGLARRPSPAGTALGLFFGAAGGVGVVSVTLRAHQWIWRAREPFVPSLSIYTAWFFAVCFCGVVGAALAVAVVSRGNAGATMAAAGSAMAVQLAVLLAVVGTDGCVRPLNTVHSGCEIAADGDWRVLTLFLPQLLAFAGMATLAAALPAAVATRLALRLCGAAVITRPALRFRAAPDRPHPPRGRRLPHLRLVCTAAACGMLVTLCAAAYPETRAADGRSDQAGFDPLITQLQRPPLSNRNLGLQVWAWVSFGGADLMSDYEQALADIDHSVNLDGSVNATAMRRGCTDMLHTVDRAEAYFPIPAAAQQSVWAGVLTSSRKSAQTCLNTLPVTDWTKLRPVLTALNPPAPPVVALFHQLVELAKPSGMKLGKG, from the coding sequence GTGACCGCGAAGCCCGGCGCGGGTACCACCCAGCGTTTCGTCCTCCTCGTCGTCCTGTTCATCGCCGGCTCCCTGTCCATGCTGTCGGATCTGCTGTCCTCGCTCACCGATCCGCACAACTGGATGTCCGGCTGCGCGCTGGCCGGGGGCGGCAACCCCGAGCGCAACACCCCCGCAAACGTGCTGTCCCAGGCCACACCGGCCTATCACGCCTGCATCGACCACTTCGTCGGCCGGTGGAAACTGCTCTGGCTGCCGATGACCGCCACGGCCGCGGTGATCGTCCTCGCACTCGTGCTGTACGTGTGCATCCCTCGCTGGAAGGGGCGGCGGGCCCGGGTGGCGCCGCTGGAACAGCCCGACGTCATCGGCTGGTTGGCCGACCTGGCCGCCACGAGCGAGCTGCGCCGGACCCCTCGTTTCGTGATGGACCCGAACGCCCTGTTCAGCGCGAACGCCGTCGTCTTCGGCCGGCCGGGGCGCTACACGGTGCGGCTGGACCTGGGTCTGGTGAAGCTGTTCCACCAGGACCGCAGCGCGTTCGAGGCGACACTGCTGCACGAGTTCGCGCACATCCGCAACCGGGACGTCGACATCACGTATCTGACGGTCGCGCTCTGGCGGGTCTTCCTGATCGGGGTGCTGCTGCCGTTCGTCGCGGTGAACGGCTGGAAGCTGGTCAGCTCCGACCCGGCACCCCACCTGGCGCGCAACCTCGTCCTGGCCGCCTTCATGGTCGTACTGATGTATCTGACCACAGCAGATGTGCTGCGCACCCGGGAGATCCACGCCGACCTCGACGCGGTCGCGCAGGGCGCCGACGTGGCCTACTGGACGCGGCATGAGCGACAGCGCCCGGTGCGCCGTAGGGCGGTCTCCCTCCTGCTCACGCACCCCGACTGGGAGGAGCGGGTCGCCGCGCTGACCCGCTCCGCCGTGCCCGTCGCGGTCGGCGCCCTGCCCATGGTCCTCACCGGGGTGTCGGTCCAACTCCTCGGCCATCTGGTCACGTTCGCGCCCGGGTTCGTCAACTACCTGCCGGCCTGGCTGGTCCTGACCGGGGTATGGCCCGCGGCAGCGCTGGCCACCGCCGTGGGCGGCTTCGCCGTATGGCGCGATGTGGTGCGGGCGGGTCCGGAGGGGCCCAGGCCGTCCGGGCTGTCCGCCGGACTCTGGCTCGGGGTGGGTCAGTTGGGCGGGGAACTCGCCGCCAGTTCGTTCCTGGGCATCCAGTGGGCTCCCGCGTTCCCCGAGGGGTTTCTGCTGCTGTTGCTGGTCGTCGTGCCGGCGGCGGTGCTGTGGTGGACCGCCGGATGCGCCGCGCTCTTCGCCGGTCTGCCGCGCGTCCCACGCCGGGTGGCCGCGGTGGTGACGCTCGCCGTCACCGGCACGGCGTTCGCCTGGTGGTACGGCTGGTGGCAGTCCGCCGGCACGATCTTCAGCGGCGGCCTGCCGTACTCGGCCTCCACGGCGCTTGCGTTGCTCAACACCGGTTACGCGCCCGCGGACCAGCTGGTGCCGTCGACCACCACACATGTCATCGCGGTCCTGACGGTGGTCGTCGTGTCCTTGTCGAGCCACGGCTGGAGCCTGTGGCTGACGGCCGGGCTGTGGATCCTCCCCCTGGCCGGCCTGGCCCGGCGTCCGTCACCGGCGGGGACGGCCCTCGGCCTGTTCTTCGGCGCCGCGGGGGGCGTCGGCGTCGTCTCCGTCACGCTCCGAGCCCATCAGTGGATCTGGCGCGCCCGCGAGCCGTTCGTCCCGAGCCTCAGCATCTACACCGCCTGGTTCTTCGCCGTCTGCTTCTGCGGTGTCGTCGGGGCCGCGCTGGCCGTCGCGGTGGTGAGCCGCGGCAACGCGGGAGCGACGATGGCCGCGGCGGGTTCCGCCATGGCGGTCCAGCTGGCCGTCCTGCTCGCGGTCGTCGGCACCGACGGCTGCGTACGGCCGCTGAACACCGTGCACTCCGGATGCGAGATCGCCGCCGACGGCGACTGGCGGGTGCTCACACTCTTCCTCCCGCAACTCCTCGCGTTCGCCGGGATGGCGACGCTGGCGGCGGCGCTTCCCGCCGCCGTCGCCACCAGGCTCGCCCTGCGTCTTTGCGGCGCCGCCGTCATCACCAGGCCTGCCCTACGCTTCCGCGCCGCCCCCGACCGCCCGCACCCACCACGCGGTCGCCGCCTCCCCCACCTCCGCCTGGTCTGCACGGCCGCGGCCTGCGGGATGCTGGTGACCCTGTGCGCGGCGGCCTACCCGGAGACGCGCGCCGCGGACGGGCGCTCCGACCAGGCCGGTTTCGACCCCCTCATCACGCAACTCCAGAGGCCACCGCTGTCCAACCGGAACCTGGGCCTCCAGGTCTGGGCCTGGGTGTCCTTCGGCGGGGCGGACCTCATGAGCGACTACGAACAGGCCCTGGCGGACATCGACCACAGCGTCAACCTGGACGGCAGCGTCAACGCCACGGCGATGAGGCGCGGCTGCACCGACATGCTCCACACCGTCGACCGGGCCGAGGCCTACTTCCCGATCCCCGCCGCCGCCCAGCAGTCTGTCTGGGCCGGTGTCCTGACCAGCTCCCGCAAGTCCGCACAGACCTGCCTCAACACCCTCCCGGTGACGGACTGGACGAAACTCCGCCCCGTGCTCACAGCACTCAATCCACCCGCGCCCCCGGTGGTCGCCCTCTTCCACCAGCTGGTCGAACTGGCGAAGCCGAGCGGGATGAAGCTGGGGAAGGGGTGA
- a CDS encoding helix-turn-helix domain-containing protein: MRTFGAVLQALREHSGLSREEFGDLVGFSKHTVASVELGRRMPDLVLVERGEEATGNTGALRKSFPKLARQPGLAAWFRQWAGLEASAITLYTYECRLIPGLLQTEAYARQLFTNQLPPLDDEQIEAQWVARAERQRLLRERPNTAFGFILEEHLFRRHTGGVEVTAELIDHVLKVAELRNVEIQIMLTEQENHAGLDGPMQLLETAETQWFAYCEGQRAGLLISDPKEVSVLQRRYARMRSQALTLKDSVSLLQRMRGDV, from the coding sequence ATGCGGACGTTCGGGGCGGTGCTGCAAGCCCTGCGGGAGCACTCGGGGTTGAGCCGGGAGGAGTTCGGCGACCTGGTGGGGTTCTCCAAGCACACGGTGGCGAGTGTGGAGTTGGGGCGCCGGATGCCGGATCTGGTGCTGGTGGAGCGCGGGGAGGAGGCAACGGGGAACACCGGGGCGTTGCGGAAGTCGTTCCCGAAGCTGGCTCGACAGCCGGGGTTGGCGGCGTGGTTCCGGCAGTGGGCGGGGCTGGAGGCGAGCGCGATCACCCTGTACACGTACGAATGCCGGTTGATTCCGGGGCTGTTGCAGACGGAGGCGTACGCGCGGCAGCTGTTCACGAACCAACTCCCCCCGCTGGACGACGAGCAGATCGAGGCGCAGTGGGTCGCGCGGGCGGAGCGTCAACGGCTGCTGCGGGAGAGGCCGAACACGGCCTTCGGCTTCATCCTGGAAGAGCACCTGTTCCGGCGGCACACGGGCGGAGTCGAGGTCACGGCGGAACTCATCGACCACGTGCTGAAGGTGGCCGAGCTGCGGAACGTCGAGATCCAGATCATGCTGACCGAGCAGGAGAACCACGCCGGGTTGGACGGCCCCATGCAGTTGTTGGAGACGGCGGAGACCCAGTGGTTCGCCTACTGCGAGGGGCAGCGAGCCGGACTGCTCATCTCCGACCCGAAAGAGGTCAGCGTCCTCCAACGGCGATATGCCAGGATGCGCTCACAGGCTCTCACTCTCAAGGACTCGGTGAGCCTGTTGCAGCGGATGCGAGGGGACGTATGA
- a CDS encoding CopG family transcriptional regulator, with translation MSDPTGKYSITMPRDIAEAAKARSGPSGLSAYVAAAVARQIERDNLNELIQVAEAEHGPVTDEEVQALRDQLHQARRQQAQSGTSAA, from the coding sequence ATGAGCGATCCTACCGGCAAGTACTCGATCACCATGCCCCGCGACATCGCCGAGGCGGCCAAGGCCCGCAGCGGCCCCTCCGGGCTGTCCGCCTACGTCGCCGCGGCCGTCGCCCGCCAGATCGAACGGGACAACCTGAACGAACTCATCCAGGTCGCCGAGGCCGAGCACGGCCCGGTCACGGACGAGGAGGTCCAGGCCCTGCGCGACCAGCTCCATCAGGCCCGACGACAGCAGGCACAGAGCGGGACGAGCGCCGCGTGA
- a CDS encoding ATP-binding protein, with protein sequence MTAPFAPQPTVTVRVFTQRLSATPRGARLARHLALNQLHDWGIPHDTPTAENIEVIVAELAANAVTHGRVPGRDFELRLSLVTGSVRVEVADTRGEPFAAVRPSGPLEDGGRGLLLVDALADRWEVLDREPPPGKTVRAEVDVPGWPALVGRVGSDG encoded by the coding sequence ATGACAGCACCTTTCGCCCCCCAACCCACGGTCACCGTACGTGTGTTCACCCAGCGCCTTAGTGCGACCCCGCGCGGAGCCCGCCTCGCCCGCCACCTCGCGTTGAACCAGCTGCACGACTGGGGCATCCCGCATGACACCCCGACCGCTGAGAACATCGAGGTGATCGTCGCCGAACTCGCCGCCAACGCCGTCACCCATGGCCGTGTCCCGGGCCGGGACTTCGAGCTACGGCTCTCCCTCGTCACCGGCAGCGTGCGCGTGGAGGTCGCCGACACCCGAGGTGAGCCCTTTGCCGCCGTACGGCCATCAGGTCCCCTGGAGGACGGCGGCCGCGGTCTCCTTCTGGTCGACGCCCTCGCCGACCGTTGGGAGGTGCTGGACCGGGAGCCGCCGCCGGGCAAGACGGTCCGGGCCGAGGTGGATGTGCCGGGGTGGCCGGCCCTGGTTGGACGGGTGGGATCGGACGGCTGA
- a CDS encoding DUF397 domain-containing protein — protein sequence MSSTELDWFKSSYSSGGDGDCVEIALTPTTIHIRDSKNPQGPHLTTAPAPWTDFLTHLASAEGRREVG from the coding sequence ATGAGCAGCACCGAACTGGACTGGTTCAAGTCGAGCTACAGCAGCGGTGGCGACGGAGACTGCGTAGAGATCGCCCTCACCCCCACCACCATCCACATCCGCGACTCCAAGAACCCACAAGGCCCCCACCTCACCACCGCCCCCGCCCCCTGGACCGACTTCCTCACCCACCTCGCGTCTGCCGAAGGGCGACGCGAAGTAGGATAG
- a CDS encoding aldo/keto reductase, translating to MKHVSLGGLDVSRIGLGAMTMAGVYTTGGGLDDAESIRTIHRALDLGVTHIDTAEIYGPFHSEELVGKAIKGRRDDVVVATKFGLVSHAGGGPGVIDSSPANVKTAVEGSLKRLGTDHIDLYYQHRVDPNTPIEETVGVLAELVAEGKVRHIGLSEAGPETIRRAHAVHPVAALQTEYSLWTRDVEAEILPLLRELGIGFVPYSPLGHGLLTGQIRTVDDFTDDDWRKTNPRFTGENFQRNLRIVDEVQAIGAEIGATPAQTALAWLLTRGDDIAPIPGTRRVSRVEENTAADAVELSAAQLDRLNSLTPAAGERHDEANMASIDH from the coding sequence ATGAAGCACGTATCACTGGGCGGGCTCGATGTCTCCCGCATCGGCCTGGGAGCCATGACCATGGCCGGCGTCTACACGACGGGCGGAGGGCTCGACGACGCCGAGTCGATCCGCACCATCCACCGGGCCCTGGACCTCGGGGTCACCCACATCGACACCGCCGAGATCTACGGCCCCTTCCACAGCGAGGAACTCGTCGGCAAGGCCATCAAGGGCCGGCGCGACGACGTCGTCGTCGCGACCAAGTTCGGCCTCGTCTCCCACGCCGGCGGCGGCCCCGGCGTCATCGACAGCAGCCCCGCCAACGTGAAGACCGCCGTCGAAGGCTCCCTCAAGCGGCTCGGCACCGACCACATCGACCTCTACTACCAGCACCGCGTCGACCCGAACACGCCCATCGAGGAGACCGTCGGCGTCCTGGCCGAGCTGGTCGCCGAGGGCAAGGTGCGCCACATCGGCCTCTCCGAGGCCGGCCCCGAGACGATCCGCCGCGCCCACGCCGTACATCCGGTGGCCGCGCTGCAGACCGAGTACTCGCTGTGGACCCGCGACGTGGAGGCCGAAATCCTCCCGCTGCTGCGCGAGCTCGGCATCGGATTCGTTCCCTACTCCCCGCTCGGCCACGGCCTGCTGACCGGACAGATCCGCACCGTCGACGACTTCACCGACGACGACTGGCGCAAGACCAACCCGCGCTTCACCGGCGAGAACTTCCAGCGCAACCTGCGCATCGTCGACGAAGTACAGGCCATCGGCGCCGAGATCGGAGCCACTCCGGCACAGACCGCACTGGCCTGGCTGCTCACCCGCGGCGACGACATCGCCCCCATCCCCGGAACCCGCCGGGTCTCACGCGTCGAGGAGAACACCGCCGCCGACGCCGTCGAACTCAGCGCCGCTCAGCTCGACCGCCTCAACAGCCTCACACCCGCCGCGGGCGAGCGCCACGACGAGGCCAACATGGCCAGCATCGACCACTGA